GTTACGCATACGATACCGCGCGCAGTAATAATTGGCGCGATATCGGGCGTAATAAGTACAATTTTATTAAACCTGATATTTGGCATAGCGATATTTCCTTACTTGCCTTTTGCAGCATTAGGGGGCATTATAGCAGGATTAGAGCATTTAG
The DNA window shown above is from Thermofilaceae archaeon and carries:
- a CDS encoding DUF1286 domain-containing protein, producing MEVISVANMLTPVYKALIVGAVTAITTSTFIEGLGTESDNDGNYYTTPVTHTIPRAVIIGAISGVISTILLNLIFGIAIFPYLPFAALGGIIAGLEHL